The Candidatus Tanganyikabacteria bacterium genome segment TCTCGCCGACCCAGTCGGCCTGGAACAGCCGGGAGATGGTCAGCACGTCTCGCCCGCGCCGGTCCACCACCGCGAACTCGCGGTTCGTCGTGAACGACGACTTCGTGACGTTGCCGGTCATCACCACCGCGGTGGCGCCGTCGATGACCAGGCTCTTCTCGTGGCTGTACTTGAAGTTCGGGCGGGTATACATGACATTCGCGCCTGCTTCGAGCAGGGCCTTGACCGCCTCGGCGTTGAAGCCGCCCGGGCGCAGGTTGCCTTCGGGCTGGTACGGGAACGCCTCGATGGCGGCGCGCACGGCCACGCCGCGCCGCGCCGCCCGCTGCAAGGCGGCGACGACTTCGCGGGCCGGGCCGCTCATCGTGACCATGTAGATCTTGAAGTCGATCGACTGCTTCGCCCCGTCGATGAGCGCGATCAGGGGCGCCGCGCCGGCCTCCGGCTGCTTGATCAGCTCGAGCTGTCCCGAGGCCGACTTGACCGTGGCGGCGCGAGCTTGCGCCTGGTGCCGGATGGCGGGGGCGGGCGAGCCGCAGCCCACGAGGGCCAGCATGGCGAGCGCGACGGCCAGGTACCTGGTTCTCATGACCAGGTTATCGCCGTTCTTAGCCAGCGGTTAGCCGGTCTTCTCCGATCTTTAGCCGAGGCTTAACGCGATGTTAGGCCGCAACAGGCGACACCGGCACGGAGGCCGGCGCCCCCCTGCCCGTCAGTTGGGGCTGCTGCAGAACGAGCGGTAGGCCTCGCCGAAGAGCACGAAGCGCCCGTTCTCGACGACCGTGGGCGGCAGTTCGCCCCCGAAGCCGCCCAGGCTGACCCGCAACATCGGGTGAGCGCGCGAGAGCCGGCGCAGATCGCCGATGATGCGGCCGGCGTCGACCTCGTCGCATTCCTCGACCACGCCGAGCACCGAGGCGCGATCGCGACTGCCGTAGGAAAGCTGGACGGGATGATTGCCGACCAGGTCGAGCAGTTCCTCGGCGGCCGACTCCAGGTCGTCGCTGTGAGTCCGACCTTGCACCTGGAAGACCAACGGGTGGCTCATGGCCGCGCGCAAATAGCTGTCCTCCCGACCCTGCCTGCACGTTTCCTGATCTCGGCATACCCTGCCAAGCAAGCTTCAAAACCTGTGCAGTTGACGCCATGAGGGCCCAATTGTTAGCCTTGGGCCTGTCATGGCCGAGCCCGCACTCCGGACGAGGATCCGCGTCCGCTTCCCGGAAGGCACCGTGGTCGAACTCGATCGCGATCCGGGGCGCACCGTGGGCGATCTGCTGCCCGCTTCGGCGATCGGCGCCTACTGGGCCGGGCACGCGAAGTTCCTGGTGCGCGCGAAGCACATGGATCCGGGTTCGGACATCGACCCCCCCGAGATCCGCTACGAAGTCGAACCCCTGGGCGCCGAGGCGGCGAATCCGGGCGGCTGATGCAGTTCCGGATCGTCGTCGCGGACGATAGCCCGACCATCATCTCCATCCTCACGAGCTTCCTCGAAGGCAACGGAATGGTGGTGATCCCGGCAACCGACGGCGTCGAGGCCATCACCGAGGTGCACCGGCACCGGCCCGACCTCGTGCTGCTCGACATCCAGATGCCGCGGATGGACGGCTACCAGGTCTGCCGCCTCTTGAAGGACAATCCGGAGACGGCCGCCATTCCCATCATCGCCTTGACGAGCCACGCCAAGGCGTCGGACATCTACTGGGGCCACGCGGCGGGCGCCGACCACTACCTCTCCAAGGACGAAGACCCCGAGAAGCTCCTCGACGCCATCCGCCACCTGCTCCCCGAGGCGCCCGCCGCCCCGCCGGCCGAGGATGCGATGGTCGTGCCGAGCGACCAGCAACTCTTCGCCATGGTCAACGACCTGCTCGATCGCAAGCTCTTCGCCGCGTCCATCTGCAACGATCTGGCCGCCCTAGGCGAGCAGATCTCGGACGTGCCCAACCTGCTCGGCTGCATTCTCGAGCAGGGCCTCAACATCTGGGACTACGACGCGGGCGCCGTCGTGGTGCGGTCGCGCCACCTCAAGCTCATGTACTTCCTCTTTCCGTCCGGCGAGCATCCCGAGGATCGCGCCCAGGTGATGCGGAGCGTCCTGGCCGCCCTCGCCGAGGCCGGCGTGCATGACTCCGAGGCGGAATACCGCGTCATCAGCGGTATCGGGCGCCAGACGCCCGTCGCGCAGGCACTGGGGCGGGTGAGGACGTGGCCGCTCAAGAACCGGGGCGAGACCGTGGGCGTGCTGGCCTTCGGCTTCCGCGATCCGCGGCGGCTTGCCCGGCGGGCCGAGGAGGCGTTCGACGTCTTCGCCCGGCAAGTCAACACCCTGGTGGACAATGCCTTGCTCTACCACGATTCCGAGGCGCAGGCGGCCGAACTCAAGGACCTGTACGAGAATTTGAGCCGCGCCAAGGACGATCTGGTGACCTCGGCCCGGATGGCGTCCATCGGGCAACTGGCCTCGGGGCTCGCCCACGAGCTCAACAACCCGCTCAACTTCATCTACGGCAACCTGTCGCACCTCGAGCGCTACCTGGAGGATATCGAGAAGCTGCTGGCGCTGTACGCGGCGGCCGGCGATTCGGAGGCCATCTCCGCCCTCAAGGCCGAACTGCAGTTCGAGTACGTGCTCGACGACATGCACAAGGCCTTGCAGTCGTGCCGGAAGGGGGCCGAGCGGTGCCGCCGCCTGGTGCGCGACCTGCGGTCCTTCGCCAAGGGCGAGGAACTCGGCGCGCAGCCCATGGACGTCAACGAGGGCATGGAGACGGCGCTGGCCCTGATCCTGCGGCCGTATGAAACCCGCATCGCGGTCGTGCGCGACTTCGGCCACCTGCCGCCGCTGATCGGCATCCCCGGCGAGATCCACCAGGTATTCGTGAACGTGCTGACCAACGCCTGCCAGGCCATCGCCGAGAACGGCGAGATCCACGTCAGTACCCGGTTTGCGGACGGGAAGTTCGAGGTCGTCATCCGGGACTCCGGCGTCGGCATCCCCGAGGACCACCTGCCCCGCATCTTCGACCCGTTCTACACGACGCGCAAGGTCGGCGAGGGTAAGGGCCTGGGCCTGGCCATCAGCTACGGCATCCTGTCCAAGCATGGCGGGCGCATCCATGCGGAAAGCGCCCCCGGCGCGGGGGCGACCTTCCGGCTCGAGATCCCGGAGAGCAATCCTTATGCGGCGGCGTATACGAGGTCCGAGCCCGACCGGGCGGTTGCCGAGGCCGAGAAGTAGAGGATCTACATCCCCAGCTGGAGGTGGGCCAGCAACTGCCCACCCTGGGGCGGAGTGCCCTG includes the following:
- a CDS encoding phosphatidylserine/phosphatidylglycerophosphate/cardiolipin synthase family protein, whose protein sequence is MRTRYLAVALAMLALVGCGSPAPAIRHQAQARAATVKSASGQLELIKQPEAGAAPLIALIDGAKQSIDFKIYMVTMSGPAREVVAALQRAARRGVAVRAAIEAFPYQPEGNLRPGGFNAEAVKALLEAGANVMYTRPNFKYSHEKSLVIDGATAVVMTGNVTKSSFTTNREFAVVDRRGRDVLTISRLFQADWVGETPLVPINPDIVVSPDNSRAQLTALVAGAQKSLIVESNSLQDASLLAMAGTRAKAGVDVKVLVPTARNAGGDLKTWKKLRDAGISQIRFLEAPYLHAKVIVADNAKAYIGSENLTANSLDNNRELGLLLDDPAIVAEVLATNAEDWKKGKPLEQPVTDPATPSPPATGSQPISPIGPILPPLWD
- a CDS encoding hybrid sensor histidine kinase/response regulator, producing MQFRIVVADDSPTIISILTSFLEGNGMVVIPATDGVEAITEVHRHRPDLVLLDIQMPRMDGYQVCRLLKDNPETAAIPIIALTSHAKASDIYWGHAAGADHYLSKDEDPEKLLDAIRHLLPEAPAAPPAEDAMVVPSDQQLFAMVNDLLDRKLFAASICNDLAALGEQISDVPNLLGCILEQGLNIWDYDAGAVVVRSRHLKLMYFLFPSGEHPEDRAQVMRSVLAALAEAGVHDSEAEYRVISGIGRQTPVAQALGRVRTWPLKNRGETVGVLAFGFRDPRRLARRAEEAFDVFARQVNTLVDNALLYHDSEAQAAELKDLYENLSRAKDDLVTSARMASIGQLASGLAHELNNPLNFIYGNLSHLERYLEDIEKLLALYAAAGDSEAISALKAELQFEYVLDDMHKALQSCRKGAERCRRLVRDLRSFAKGEELGAQPMDVNEGMETALALILRPYETRIAVVRDFGHLPPLIGIPGEIHQVFVNVLTNACQAIAENGEIHVSTRFADGKFEVVIRDSGVGIPEDHLPRIFDPFYTTRKVGEGKGLGLAISYGILSKHGGRIHAESAPGAGATFRLEIPESNPYAAAYTRSEPDRAVAEAEK